From Alphaproteobacteria bacterium, a single genomic window includes:
- a CDS encoding enoyl-CoA hydratase/isomerase family protein → MTQISTEQQGAVLIARISNPPEGYMDADTEVELAALLDRVESDAGIRAVVLTGGLDGVFVRHYDVGVLEKTARAMAARELTFDTSRSVPESPYHVCLRRMESMPVAFVAALNGTTMGGGFELALACDIRLAAAGPYWLGLPEINIGLLPGAGGTQRLARLIGEARALELMLQGRTLSPVEAAHYGLVAECVDGDVAARALELAHELAAKPPRALANIKRLVRGSLSRPLAEGLADERTLFCDVMVDPETIELMAEMNAGRRSIRDANRKD, encoded by the coding sequence ATGACGCAGATCTCCACGGAACAGCAAGGTGCGGTGCTGATCGCCCGCATCTCGAACCCGCCCGAGGGATATATGGATGCCGACACCGAGGTCGAACTGGCGGCGCTGCTTGACCGCGTCGAGAGCGACGCCGGCATCCGGGCCGTTGTCCTGACGGGCGGCCTCGACGGCGTTTTCGTGCGCCACTACGACGTCGGCGTGCTGGAAAAAACGGCGCGCGCCATGGCGGCCCGGGAGCTGACCTTCGATACCTCGCGCAGCGTCCCCGAATCGCCCTACCACGTTTGCCTCAGGCGCATGGAATCCATGCCCGTGGCATTCGTCGCCGCCCTCAACGGCACCACCATGGGCGGCGGCTTCGAGTTGGCGCTGGCCTGCGACATTCGTCTCGCCGCCGCCGGGCCCTACTGGCTCGGGTTGCCCGAGATCAACATCGGCCTGTTGCCCGGCGCCGGTGGCACCCAGCGCTTGGCGCGGCTGATCGGCGAGGCCCGGGCGCTCGAACTCATGTTGCAGGGCCGCACGCTGAGCCCGGTCGAGGCGGCGCACTATGGCCTGGTGGCGGAATGTGTGGACGGCGACGTGGCGGCCCGGGCGCTGGAACTGGCGCATGAACTGGCGGCCAAGCCGCCCCGGGCGCTGGCCAACATCAAGCGCCTGGTGCGGGGCTCGTTGAGCCGGCCGCTGGCCGAGGGCCTGGCCGACGAGCGCACGCTTTTCTGCGACGTCATGGTGGATCCGGAGACCATCGAGCTGATGGCCGAGATGAACGCCGGCCGGCGCAGCATCCGCGATGCCAACCGCAAAGACTGA